One genomic segment of Flavobacteriaceae bacterium includes these proteins:
- the lpdA gene encoding dihydrolipoyl dehydrogenase: protein MKYDVIIIGSGPGGYVTAIRASQLGFKTVVIEKENLGGVCLNWGCIPTKALLKSAQVYDYLKHVDAYGLKAEAIDKDFNAVIKRSRGVADGMSKGIQFLMKKNKIDVINGFGKIKAGKKVVVTTTDGKADEYSADHIIIATGARSRELPNIPQDGKKVIGYREAMSLPDQPKSMIVVGSGAIGVEFAHFYNAMGTAVTIVEYLPNLVPLEDKDISKQFERSFKKSNIKVMTNAAVETIDTSGDGVKATVKTKKGEEVLTADILLSAVGIKTNIEDIGLEEVGIITDRDKILVNDWYQTNIPGYYAIGDVVPGPALAHVASAEGITCVEKIAGIYTEAIDYGNIPGCTYASPEIASVGLTEEQAKEKGYDLKIGKFPFSASGKAKAAGTPDGFVKVIFDAKYGEWLGCHMIGAGVTDMIAEAVLGRKLETTGHEVLKAIHPHPTMSEAVMEAVADAYDEVIHL, encoded by the coding sequence ATGAAATACGATGTAATTATTATTGGAAGTGGGCCCGGAGGTTATGTAACTGCAATCAGAGCCTCGCAGCTAGGATTTAAAACTGTTGTAATTGAAAAAGAAAATCTGGGTGGAGTCTGTTTAAACTGGGGGTGTATCCCGACTAAAGCACTATTAAAAAGTGCACAAGTATACGACTACTTAAAACATGTAGATGCTTATGGTTTAAAAGCCGAAGCTATTGATAAAGATTTTAATGCCGTTATAAAGAGAAGTCGTGGTGTTGCAGATGGTATGAGTAAAGGTATTCAGTTCTTAATGAAAAAGAATAAAATAGATGTCATTAATGGTTTCGGAAAAATAAAAGCAGGTAAAAAAGTAGTGGTAACAACTACCGACGGAAAAGCCGATGAATACAGTGCAGATCATATTATTATTGCAACAGGTGCACGCTCCAGAGAATTACCCAATATCCCTCAAGACGGCAAAAAAGTCATCGGATATAGAGAAGCGATGAGTTTGCCCGATCAGCCAAAATCTATGATTGTGGTAGGTTCCGGTGCTATAGGTGTTGAATTTGCTCATTTTTATAATGCGATGGGAACAGCAGTAACCATTGTGGAGTATTTGCCCAATTTAGTTCCTTTGGAAGACAAAGACATCTCTAAACAATTTGAACGCTCTTTTAAGAAATCAAATATCAAAGTAATGACTAATGCTGCTGTTGAAACTATTGACACTTCCGGAGATGGTGTGAAAGCTACCGTAAAAACAAAAAAAGGGGAAGAAGTATTGACCGCGGATATACTACTGTCGGCAGTAGGAATAAAAACGAATATAGAAGATATAGGTTTAGAAGAGGTAGGCATTATTACGGACAGAGATAAAATCTTAGTAAACGATTGGTATCAGACAAACATACCCGGTTATTATGCTATTGGAGATGTAGTTCCCGGCCCGGCTCTGGCGCATGTTGCTTCTGCGGAAGGAATCACTTGTGTAGAAAAAATAGCTGGTATATATACGGAAGCCATTGACTATGGAAATATTCCCGGTTGTACATATGCAAGCCCTGAAATTGCTTCTGTAGGTTTAACAGAAGAACAAGCAAAAGAAAAGGGATATGATTTAAAAATAGGTAAGTTTCCGTTCTCTGCTTCCGGGAAAGCAAAAGCTGCCGGAACCCCGGATGGTTTTGTAAAAGTTATTTTTGATGCAAAATACGGGGAATGGTTGGGCTGTCATATGATTGGAGCTGGTGTTACAGACATGATTGCCGAAGCGGTTTTAGGCAGAAAGTTAGAAACTACCGGGCATGAAGTATTAAAAGCAATTCATCCGCACCCTACTATGAGTGAAGCGGTTATGGAGGCAGTTGCTGATGCATATGATGAAGTAATTCATTTGTAA